A part of Drosophila ananassae strain 14024-0371.13 chromosome 2R, ASM1763931v2, whole genome shotgun sequence genomic DNA contains:
- the LOC6507681 gene encoding solute carrier family 66 member 3 codes for MALGEVVSEYLERGLVLVIADLLSLITVSSCLVIKVPQINTIRENQSSKGISVLGLCLELFSYTVMLSYNYTSGYDFLSYMEYPVLLLQEYALIFYAFKYQDLLGKKTQVIAVLYSVVVTLVYLRLFPFIILTFLVPFCTPIGATSKVLQLLAILRTKDASSVSRTTWALSAFTNMTRIYTVFFQSHDWMLLSNFLISTFLSASVFAAACFYKKKKTKAE; via the exons ATGGCTCTTGGGGAAGTGGTCTCTGAATACCTGGAACGAGGCTTAGTCCTTGTGATTGCCGACCTCCTCAGCCTAATAACAGTGTCCTCTTGCCTGGTAATCAAAGTGCCGCAGATAAACACGATACGGGAGAACCAGTCCTCGAAAG GCATCAGCGTGCTGGGACTATGCCTGGAGCTGTTTAGCTACACGGTGATGCTATCCTACAACTACACCAGTGGCTATGACTTCCTTTCCTACATGGAGTATCCTGTTCTGCTGCTGCAGGAATACGCACTGATTTTTTACGCCTTCAAGTACCAGGATCTGCTGGGCAAAAAGACCCAAGTGATCGCCGTGTTGTACTCCGTAGTGGTCACCTTGGTCTACCTAAGGCTATTCCCTTTTATCATCCTAACGTTCCTGGTG CCATTCTGCACGCCAATTGGAGCCACCAGCAAGGTTCTCCAACTGTTGGCCATTTTAAGGACCAAGGACGCCAGCTCCGTCAGTAGGACTACTTGGGCGCTATCAGCCTTCACCAATATGA CCCGCATCTACACAGTATTTTTCCAGTCCCACGACTGGATGTTACTATCCAACTTCCTGATATCCACTTTCCTGAGCGCTTCCGTGTTTGCTGCCGCCTGCTTctacaaaaagaaaaagacaAAGGCGGAATAA